From Penicillium psychrofluorescens genome assembly, chromosome: 6, one genomic window encodes:
- a CDS encoding uncharacterized protein (ID:PFLUO_009306-T1.cds;~source:funannotate) → MAGQDKKKSKKTGAKGDAGPVITDPRFASIQTDPRYRLPSKRQTHVKLDKRFSHMLRDKDFSRNAAVDRYGRKLAKDDTKKQLEKFYRLDEDEDDDEDEEEEKEDEEKILSADDDDEVQKELKRVESRPYDPARDGGFSSSSSDEESSSEEEDEEDEEADEGGELEFPDKQQANVPLGEVTERIAVVNLDWDNIRAEDLMAVFSSFVPTGGRVSRVAVYPSEFGKERMEKEETEGPPKEIFASSNQEEDANEDEDEELDSDEEEEQIKKSMLKSDSGEEFNSTELRRYQLERLRYFYAILTFSSKDTAKHVYDLVDGAEYLSSANFFDLRFVPEDTDFSDDKPRDRCSRIPDGYKPNEFVTDALQHSKVKLTWDADDKSRKEAQARAFRGSRQDIDENDLKAYLGSDSSEDEDEDEEGGVEVVDNTTEGGSSTKLSKREAERQRMRALLGLSTEPTRSSKSKAPVGEMEVTFTSGLAGGVRDDGIFENEPEIEESTVDKYVRKERERKKRRKEKLKAVKRGEDPTETEAAADQDTPVTTEAPEAHEEDLGFNDPFFENPDSKASSAAHRKEEKRKKRAERAAEEAASAAQRAELELLMVDDKKAEMKHFDMNEIEKAEKQARRKGGKSKGKSKEAAAAAVAADDFNVDVSDPRFSRLFESHEFAIDPTNPRFKATSGMKALLDEGRKRRRTGDDGEAEVVESGSKTKKHKAKKGGESEDLKRLVDKVKRQAKA, encoded by the exons ATGGCCGGCCAAGATAAGAAAAAGTCAAAGAAGACCGGCGCAAAAGGCGACGCCGGTCCAGTGATCA CCGATCCTCGATTTGCCAGTATCCAGACCGATCCCCGGTATCGTTTACCGAGCAAGCGCCAGACGCATGTCAAACTCGACAAGCGGTTTTCGCACATGCTGCGCGACAAGGACTTCTCCCGCAACGCCGCAGTGGACCGGTATGGACGCAAATTGGCGAAGGATGAtaccaagaagcagcttgaaAAATTTTACCGTcttgacgaggacgaagatgatgatgaagatgaggaggaggaaaaggaagatgaggagaaaATTCTAAGCGCagacgatgacgacgaggtcCAGAAGGAGTTGAAACGGGTCGAGAGCAGACCTTATGACCCTGCTCGCGACGGTGGGttttcctcgtcttcttcggacGAGGAGAGTTCTAgtgaagaggaggacgaggaagacgaggaagcGGATGAGGGGGGCGAGCTTGAGTTTCCCGATAAACAGCAGGCGAATGTGCCACTGGGAGAGGTCACGGAGCGGATAGCTGTCGTCAACCTCGATTGGGATAACATCCGGGCCGAGGATTTGATGGCGGTGTTCTCAAGCTTTGTGCCTACCGGAGGGCGTGTGTCAAGAGTCGCCGTGTATCCTAGCGAGTTTGGAAAGGAACgaatggagaaagaagaaaccgAGGGCCCGCCGAAAGAGATCTTCGCCTCCAGCAACCAAGAGGAGGACGCcaacgaggatgaagatgaagaactCGACTcagatgaggaggaagaacagatCAAAAAGTCCATGTTGAAGAGTGACTCGGGCGAGGAGTTCAATTCTACGGAGCTCCGGCGTTACCAGCTCGAACGGTTGCGCTACTTCTACGCCATTCTCACATTCTCGTCCAAGGATACTGCCAAACATGTCTACGACTTGGTGGATGGCGCAGAGTATCTGTCCAGTgccaacttcttcgaccTCCGGTTCGTGCCCGAGGACACCGACTTCTCGGACGACAAGCCTCGGGACCGGTGCTCCCGCATCCCCGATGGATACAAGCCCAACGAGTTTGTGACCGATGCGCTGCAGCACAGCAAGGTCAAATTGACGTGGGATGCCGACGACAAGTCCCGGAAGGAAGCCCAAGCGCGTGCGTTCCGGGGTTCGCGGCAAGACATTGACGAAAACGACCTCAAAGCCTACCTTGGCAGCGACAGCtccgaagatgaagacgaagacgaggaaggtgGAGTGGAAGTGGTGGATAATACTACGGAGGGAGGTTCCAGCACCAAGCTATCTAAGCGGGAGGCCGAGAGACAGCGCATGCGCGCGTTACTGGGGCTGAGTACGGAGCCTACTCGCTCCTCCAAGTCGAAAGCTCCCGTTGGCGAGATGGAAGTCACTTTTACTTCGGGgcttgctggtggtgttcgGGACGATGGCATCTTTGAGAACGAACCTGAAATCGAAGAGAGCACGGTGGACAAGTACGTGCGGAAggagcgcgagcgcaagaagcggAGAAAGGAAAAGCTCAAGGCCGTTAAACGCGGTGAGGATCCCACAGAGACCGAAGCTGCAGCCGACCAGGACACCCCTGTCACGACCGAAGCACCAGAAGCGCacgaggaagatctgggatTCAATGATCCATTCTTCGAGAATCCCGATAGCAAGGCATCCTCGGCTGCTCATcgcaaggaagagaagcgcaagaagcgtGCCGAGCGggctgccgaggaggccgcATCCGCCGCCCAACgggccgagctggagctgctcatGGTGGATGACAAAAAGGCCGAGATGAAACATTTCGATATGAACGAAatcgaaaaggccgagaagcAGGCCCGGCGGAAGGGGGGTAAATCCAAGGGCAAAAGCAAGGAggccgctgcggctgctgttgctgcggacGACTTCAACGTGGATGTCAGCGATCCCCGGTTTTCGCGCCTGTTCGAGAGTCACGAGTTCGCCATCGATCCCACCAATCCCCGGTTCAAGGCGACATCCGGCATGAAGGCCCTGCTGGACGAGGGTCGTAAGCGGCGGCGGAccggggatgatggggaagcCGAGGTAGTTGAGAGTGGCAGCAAGACTAAGAAAcacaaggccaagaagggaGGCGAGTCGGAGGATTTAAAGCGACTGGTGGACAAGGTCAAGCGGCAGGCGAAGGCATAA
- a CDS encoding uncharacterized protein (ID:PFLUO_009307-T1.cds;~source:funannotate), producing MESISPFYSNTPEVRYSPPWQDLSIIGIAGSSGSGKTSVAMEIVRSLNLPWVVILVMDSFYKSLSPEEHRLAHANNYDFDCPDSIDFDLLVQTLRDLKKGKKANIPIYSFAEHQRQSQTTTLYSPRVLILEGILALHDPRIVEMLDVKIFVEADMDVCLGRRVLRDVRERGRDIEGIIKQWFDFVKPSFKTYVDPQRIISDIIIPRGIENKTAIDMVVKHIQHKLEEKSDVHTAELRKLGLIAAKVDLPPNVHVMPSTNQFLGMNTILQNPETEHVDFVFYFDRLASILIEKALDMTSYVPTSVETPQGNHYLGLTPKGIISAVAILRGGSCLETALKRTIPDCITGRLLIQTKENDEPELHYLKLPSRLEEHAAVMLLDPQMSSGGAALMAVRVLIDHGVDEKNIVFVTCAAGERGLKRLTAVYPQITVVVGRIEEEGEPRWMERRYFGS from the exons ATGGAGTCAATCTCGCCTTTCTACTCCAACACCCCGGAGGTGCGCTACAGCCCGCCATGGCAAGACTTGAGCATTATTGGCATCGCCGGCAGCTCGGGGTCCGGCAAGACCTCAgtggccatggagatcgTGCGATCATTGAATCTACCGTGGGTGGTGATTCTCGTTATG GACTCATTCTACAAGTCGTTATCTCCAGAAGAGCATCGCTTAGCGCATGCCAACAATTACGACTTTGACTGCCCGGATTCGATCGattttgatcttctggtgCAGACTCTGCGCGATTTAAAAAAGGG CAAAAAAGCCAATATTCCGATCTACTCCTTTGCTgagcaccagcgccaatCCCAGACGACTACCCTCTACTCGCCTCGGGTGCTGATTCTAGAGGGGATCCTGGCACTTCATGATCCGAGAATCGTGGAGATGCTAGATGTCAAG ATCTTCGTGGAGGCGGATATGGATGTCTGCTTGGGCCGCAGAG TTTTGCGGGATGTCCGTGAAAGAGGGCGGGACATTGAAGGAATCATCAAGCAGTGGTTTGACTTTGTGAAGCCGTCTTTCAAGACATACGTGGACCCCCAGCGAATTATCTCTG ATATCATCATTCCACGTGGAATTGAAAACAAGACCGCCATCG ACATGGTTGTCAAGCACATTCAGCACAAACTTGAAGAAAAGTCCGATGTGCATACCGCAGAGTTGCGCAAGCTCGGCCTAATAGCCGCCAAAGTCGATTTACCCCCAAATGTGCATGTGATGCCCTCGACAAACCAGTTCCTGGGAATGAACACGATCCTGCAGAACCCCGAGACAGAGCATGTCGACTTTGTGTTCTACTTTGATCGGCTTGCCTCCATACTGATTGAGAA aGCCTTGGACATGACTTCCTACGTCCCGACAAGCGTGGAAACTCCACAAGGTAACCACTACCTCGGCTTAACCCCCAAGGGCATCATATCAGCCGTTGCCATCTTGCGCGGGGGTTCATGTTTAGAAACTGCTCTGAAGCGGACAATCCCCGACTGCATCACGGGCCGCTTATTGATTCAAACTAAAGAGAATGATGAACCCGAATTGCATTATTTGAAACTACCTTCGCGCCTAGAAGAGCATGCCGCGGTCATGCTCCTCGACCCGCAGATGTCCAGTGGCGGTGCTGCGCTGATGGCTGTTCGGGTTTTGATTGACCACGGCGTGGACGAGAAAAACATCGTCTTCGTGACGTGTGCCGCTGGGGAGAGGGGTCTGAAGCGGCTGACTGCTGTGTATCCTCAGATCACGGTTGTTGTGGGTCGCAttgaggaagagggcgagcCGCGGTGGATGGAGCGGCGGTACTTTGGATCCTGA
- a CDS encoding uncharacterized protein (ID:PFLUO_009308-T1.cds;~source:funannotate): MSRTPSTTTPTWHQFERKVDEVKPSKTDINYLVMDYLITNGYPAAANKFAAEANIQLSTDLESIQERVEIRTAIHSGNIQAAIEKINELNPQILDENPSLHFSLLRLQLVELIRSCTSTPDGDISPALEFATSQLAPRAPTNPQFLEDLERTLALLIFPSDNLAPSLAALLDPGLRKDIATRVNEAILQSQGVNKEARLRNLVKLRAFAENKARDAKKDIPEKLDLGLVSDAPDASSGNQNSSSNSNSNENSTSQNGASDTVMTTNGDIDPMIS, from the exons ATGTCTCGTACTCCCTCGACGACCACGCCGACCTGGCACCAGTTCGAGCgcaaggtcgacgaggtcaAACCATCCAAAAC TGACATCAACTACTTGGTAATGGACTACCTGATCACGAACGGCTACCCAGCTGCAGCGAATAAATTTGCTGCCGAAGCCAATATCCAACTTAGCACAGATTTGGAATCCATCCAGGAAAGGGTTGAGATCCGGACGGCCATCCACTCGGGTAACATTCAGGCGGCGATTGAGAAGATCAACGAGCTTAATCCTCAG ATCCTTGATGAAAACCCATCGCTGCACTTCTCATTGCTGCGCTTGCAGCTGGTAGAGCTGATCCGGTCCTGCACCTCCACCCCGGATGGTGACATCAGTCCCGCCCTGGAGTTTGCTACGTCCCAGCTTGCCCCACGAGCACCAACGAACCCCCAGTTcctggaagatctggagCGAACACTCGCACTGCTCATTTTCCCAAGCGACAATCTGGCCCCATCGCTCGCAGCTCTTTTAGACCCGGGCCTGCGCAAGGACATTGCGACTCGTGTCAACGAGGCCATCCTGCAGAGCCAGGGCGTTAATAAAGAGGCCCGCCTTCGGAATCTCGTGAAGCTGCGCGCGTTCGCTGAGAACAAGGCCCGCGATGCGAAGAAAGATATCCCCGAGAAGCTGGATCTCGGTTTGGTCAGCGATGCCCCGGATGCCTCGTCCGGTAACCAGAACAGCAGCAGTAACAGTAACAGTAACGAGAATAGCACCAGTCAGAATGGAGCCAGCGACACCGTGATGACCACCAACGGTGATATCGACCCGATGATCTCATGA